One Streptomyces fagopyri DNA window includes the following coding sequences:
- the ileS gene encoding isoleucine--tRNA ligase: MAYPKIQPSEGVPARPFIPGIERGVLEYWESDQTFRASVETRAVDKDGGKEFVLLDGPPFADGLPHYGHLLAGYAKDAASRYQTMRGRRVERRFGWTCHGLPSEMEAEKLLGISSKRDIESMGVAEFNQVCRTSVMRHTKEWRDYVTRQARWVDFDNDCKTMDLEYMESVLWAFKTLWDKGLVYQGHSMSWYCGSCETTLSDSESEGTMDHRDTGRELSDPELTVRLRLETGELALVWTRAPWTLPAALAIAVDPEAQYAVVEHGAERLLLAVDRLPDYARELGEDVADRVVATVLGAELAGRRYTPAFDFFADHEHAHRVLTAAHVSTGEGTGIVPVAPAFGEDDRTVADAAGIALVLPVDAGCRFTDEVPPYAGQSVLDLNPAILRDLRAAGAVLRHGTHRHTCPHCWRCGSRLIERAVPSWFLALDGIRARMLELNQRITWAPERIRDGQFGKWLENVHDWNISRNRYWGAPMPVWVSDDPAYPRTDVYGSLDDLERDFGVRPTDLHRPVIDELTRPNPDDPTGRSTMRRIPEVLDCWFETGSMPFAQVHYPFENAEWFERHSPCDLVVEYQAQTRGWFYYMHMLATALFDRPAFSSCSVLGVVLGNDGHAMSKSRNNYLDIDEIFDRDGSDAMRWSLIGSPLVRGGDLVVTERGSQDALRQAVLPLWNAWAFLALYAGTSQVEGRWRTDSPQVLDRYLLARTRLLVSTATEAMDIHDLSATCAAVREFLDVLTNWYIRCSRSRFASGDADAIDTLHTVLEVLCRLMAPLLPMISEQIWRGLTGDRSVHLADWPAASELPADEALVTAMERTRQIVSTALSLRRADGLRVRLPLATLTVVADESPDVEALAWLIREQANVKDVVFAGDITPYGRLRLSVNARACGRRLGSRTQKVIAAVAAGAWTREPDGGITIAGIPMRPGETEQHLVVDAPGAAALPGDVGLVALDTEVTEELAAEGMARDLVRVAQQARRAAGLHLLDRIKLTFEVPDDIAAAVRPYQAFIARETVADAVHYGPAGRQVFTGSVGDGAEAKASVNTVVSGRSAR, translated from the coding sequence ATGGCGTATCCGAAAATACAGCCGAGCGAAGGCGTGCCTGCACGTCCGTTCATTCCCGGTATCGAACGTGGCGTCCTGGAGTACTGGGAGAGCGACCAGACTTTCCGGGCCAGTGTGGAGACACGCGCGGTGGACAAGGACGGCGGAAAGGAGTTCGTCCTGCTCGACGGACCTCCGTTCGCGGATGGTCTGCCGCACTACGGTCATCTGCTGGCCGGTTACGCCAAGGACGCGGCCTCGCGCTACCAGACGATGCGCGGGCGCCGCGTCGAGCGCCGGTTCGGCTGGACCTGTCACGGTCTGCCTTCCGAGATGGAGGCCGAGAAACTGCTCGGTATCTCCTCCAAGCGGGATATCGAGTCGATGGGCGTCGCCGAGTTCAACCAGGTCTGCCGCACTTCGGTGATGCGCCACACCAAGGAGTGGCGGGACTACGTCACTCGCCAGGCCCGGTGGGTGGACTTCGACAACGACTGCAAGACCATGGACCTGGAATACATGGAAAGTGTCCTGTGGGCCTTCAAAACCCTGTGGGACAAGGGTTTGGTCTACCAGGGCCACTCGATGTCCTGGTATTGCGGATCCTGTGAGACGACGCTCTCCGACTCGGAGAGCGAGGGCACCATGGATCACCGGGACACCGGCCGGGAGCTGTCGGACCCGGAGCTGACGGTGCGATTGCGCCTGGAGACCGGCGAGTTGGCGCTCGTCTGGACCCGCGCTCCCTGGACGCTGCCGGCCGCCCTCGCGATCGCGGTGGATCCCGAAGCCCAGTACGCCGTCGTCGAGCACGGCGCGGAACGCCTTCTGCTGGCCGTCGACCGTCTGCCGGACTACGCCCGCGAACTCGGCGAGGACGTCGCCGACCGGGTGGTGGCCACGGTCCTCGGCGCGGAGTTGGCGGGCCGCCGGTACACCCCTGCTTTCGACTTCTTCGCCGACCACGAGCACGCGCACCGGGTGCTCACGGCAGCCCATGTCAGCACCGGTGAGGGAACGGGCATCGTGCCCGTCGCCCCCGCGTTCGGCGAGGACGACAGGACGGTCGCCGACGCGGCCGGCATCGCCCTGGTGCTCCCCGTCGACGCCGGCTGCCGGTTCACCGACGAAGTGCCGCCCTACGCCGGGCAGTCGGTCCTGGACCTGAATCCCGCCATCCTGCGTGATCTCCGGGCCGCCGGTGCCGTGCTGCGCCATGGGACGCACCGTCACACGTGCCCGCACTGCTGGCGATGCGGGTCACGGCTGATCGAACGCGCCGTGCCGTCCTGGTTCCTGGCGCTCGACGGCATCCGCGCCAGGATGCTCGAACTCAACCAGCGGATCACCTGGGCACCGGAGCGCATCCGCGACGGGCAGTTCGGCAAGTGGCTGGAGAACGTCCACGACTGGAACATCTCCCGGAACCGGTACTGGGGAGCTCCCATGCCGGTGTGGGTCTCGGACGACCCCGCGTACCCGAGGACCGACGTCTACGGTTCGCTGGACGACCTCGAGCGGGACTTCGGGGTGCGGCCGACCGACCTGCACCGTCCTGTCATCGACGAACTGACCCGTCCGAATCCCGACGACCCGACCGGGCGTTCGACGATGCGGCGGATCCCCGAAGTCCTGGACTGCTGGTTCGAGACGGGATCGATGCCCTTCGCCCAGGTCCACTACCCGTTCGAGAACGCGGAGTGGTTCGAGCGCCACAGCCCGTGCGACCTGGTCGTCGAGTACCAGGCCCAGACCCGCGGCTGGTTCTACTACATGCACATGCTGGCCACCGCTCTGTTCGACCGCCCGGCGTTCAGCAGCTGTTCGGTCCTCGGAGTGGTTCTGGGCAACGACGGCCACGCGATGTCGAAATCCCGCAACAACTACCTGGACATCGACGAGATATTCGACCGCGACGGGTCGGACGCGATGCGCTGGTCCCTGATCGGCTCGCCGCTGGTGCGGGGCGGTGACCTGGTGGTGACCGAGCGCGGCAGCCAGGACGCCCTGCGCCAGGCGGTCCTGCCGTTGTGGAACGCCTGGGCGTTTCTCGCCCTGTACGCCGGGACCTCACAGGTCGAGGGACGGTGGCGCACCGACAGCCCACAGGTCCTGGACCGGTATCTGCTCGCCAGAACGCGGCTGCTGGTGTCGACCGCCACCGAAGCCATGGACATCCACGACCTGTCCGCGACCTGCGCTGCCGTACGGGAGTTCCTCGATGTGCTCACCAACTGGTACATCAGATGCTCGCGGTCCCGGTTCGCCTCCGGAGACGCGGATGCGATCGACACCCTGCACACGGTCCTCGAGGTCCTCTGCCGTCTGATGGCACCACTGCTTCCGATGATCAGCGAACAGATATGGCGAGGGCTGACGGGCGACCGCTCGGTCCATCTGGCCGACTGGCCGGCCGCGTCGGAACTCCCGGCGGACGAGGCGCTGGTCACCGCGATGGAGCGGACGCGGCAGATCGTCTCGACCGCTCTGTCCCTCCGCCGGGCGGACGGCCTGCGGGTCCGGCTGCCGCTCGCCACGCTGACGGTCGTCGCCGACGAGAGCCCGGACGTGGAAGCGCTCGCCTGGCTGATCCGTGAACAGGCCAACGTGAAGGACGTGGTGTTCGCCGGCGACATCACCCCCTACGGGCGGTTACGGCTCTCGGTGAACGCGCGAGCCTGCGGCCGCCGGCTCGGCAGCCGGACCCAGAAGGTGATCGCTGCCGTCGCGGCGGGCGCCTGGACCAGGGAACCGGACGGCGGCATCACCATCGCGGGGATCCCCATGCGGCCCGGGGAGACCGAGCAGCACCTGGTCGTCGACGCCCCCGGGGCCGCGGCCCTGCCGGGGGACGTCGGCCTCGTCGCGCTCGACACCGAGGTCACCGAGGAACTGGCCGCCGAGGGGATGGCCCGCGATCTGGTGAGGGTGGCGCAACAGGCCCGCCGGGCGGCGGGTCTCCACCTGCTCGACCGGATCAAGCTGACTTTCGAGGTGCCGGACGACATCGCCGCCGCCGTCAGGCCGTACCAGGCGTTCATCGCGCGGGAGACGGTGGCGGACGCGGTCCACTACGGCCCCGCGGGCCGGCAGGTCTTCACCGGGTCCGTGGGGGACGGCGCCGAGGCCAAGGCGTCGGTGAACACCGTGGTCTCCGGAAGGAGCGCCCGGTGA
- a CDS encoding amino acid adenylation domain-containing protein translates to MTAIGQRLERLVSARAERRPDDCAVVDEAERLSFGDLERRSNRVANTLIARGLRPEGRVCVLVPKSATAIAGILGVLKAGGVCVPLDATSPTLRLASVVEQCSPCLLLVAPECAAVAERITDAVAPGTISGVLRLGEEESAADTAPAPLPNGDSAYILFTSGSAGRPKGVSITHSNVAHFVTWANGHFGLRPGDRISCQLPLHFDGSLWDVFGALSAGAELHLVSGRRNLLPSTVADFIRESRLTQWLTVPSVLTSMAARDVVADGDFPELRRIFWGGDVLSLPVLRYWMARLPNVRFTNMYGPTETTIVASCHTLRSAPDEDATAVPIGRPVPGKHFQVLDKDMRPAQPGEVGDLHISGAGLTPAYWRDPALTAKSFVEWPSGSGRRWYRTGDLARQDGRGVFHFHGRADRQIKSSGHRIELDEVAAALRELPGLKDTAVVSVPAPGAEGNRICAAYVPAPGSAPEPAQLRTLLAAKLPQYMLPSQWRACESLPMNANGKIDHLAVRRMFLDERTG, encoded by the coding sequence GTGACGGCGATCGGACAACGCCTCGAACGCCTGGTGTCCGCCCGGGCCGAACGCCGCCCCGACGACTGCGCGGTGGTGGACGAGGCCGAGCGCCTGAGCTTCGGTGATCTCGAACGCCGGAGCAACCGTGTGGCCAACACTCTCATCGCCCGTGGCCTGCGGCCCGAGGGACGGGTCTGCGTGCTGGTGCCGAAATCGGCCACGGCCATCGCCGGCATCCTCGGGGTCCTGAAGGCCGGAGGGGTCTGTGTTCCCCTCGACGCGACGAGTCCGACACTCCGGCTCGCGTCGGTGGTGGAGCAGTGTTCACCCTGCCTGCTGCTCGTCGCTCCCGAGTGCGCCGCCGTCGCCGAGCGGATCACGGACGCGGTCGCTCCAGGGACGATCAGCGGCGTTCTCCGGCTCGGCGAGGAGGAATCCGCCGCGGACACCGCCCCGGCCCCCCTCCCCAACGGTGACAGCGCCTACATCCTGTTCACATCCGGTTCGGCGGGACGGCCGAAGGGCGTGTCCATCACCCACAGCAACGTGGCCCACTTCGTCACCTGGGCCAACGGGCACTTCGGACTGCGGCCCGGCGACCGGATCTCGTGCCAGCTGCCGCTGCACTTCGACGGCTCTCTCTGGGACGTGTTCGGAGCGCTGTCCGCCGGAGCGGAACTGCACCTGGTCTCCGGGCGGAGGAACCTGCTTCCGAGCACGGTCGCGGACTTCATCAGGGAATCACGGTTGACCCAGTGGCTCACCGTCCCCTCGGTGCTCACCTCGATGGCCGCTCGGGATGTGGTCGCCGACGGGGACTTCCCCGAACTGCGGAGGATCTTCTGGGGCGGAGACGTGCTCTCGCTCCCCGTCCTGAGGTACTGGATGGCGCGCTTGCCCAATGTGCGGTTCACGAACATGTACGGCCCGACCGAGACGACGATCGTGGCCAGCTGCCACACCCTGCGGTCGGCTCCGGACGAGGACGCCACAGCCGTCCCGATCGGCCGGCCGGTGCCCGGCAAGCATTTCCAAGTACTGGACAAGGACATGCGTCCGGCTCAGCCCGGCGAGGTCGGGGACCTCCACATATCCGGCGCGGGGCTCACACCCGCCTACTGGCGCGATCCCGCGCTCACGGCGAAGTCCTTCGTCGAATGGCCGTCCGGGTCGGGCAGGCGCTGGTACCGGACCGGAGACCTGGCCAGGCAGGACGGCCGAGGTGTGTTCCATTTCCACGGGCGTGCCGACCGCCAGATCAAGTCGAGCGGTCACCGTATCGAGCTGGACGAAGTCGCGGCCGCGCTGCGCGAGCTGCCCGGACTGAAGGACACCGCTGTCGTCAGCGTCCCGGCCCCCGGGGCCGAGGGGAACCGGATCTGCGCGGCCTATGTCCCGGCGCCCGGCTCCGCGCCCGAGCCGGCACAGCTGCGTACCTTGCTGGCGGCGAAACTGCCGCAGTACATGCTTCCCTCCCAGTGGCGTGCATGCGAATCCCTGCCGATGAACGCCAACGGGAAGATCGACCACCTGGCAGTGCGAAGAATGTTTCTCGACGAGAGGACTGGGTGA
- a CDS encoding acyl carrier protein, with product MSQLPEQEEVSRIILEGLRDKLFLDGVTVDTNLVEPGLIDSAGFIRLFIVLEEEFDIEVTAHDLSLDRFQTVRSISEFVIAKRRRTVASESSVDAGRA from the coding sequence ATGAGTCAACTTCCCGAGCAGGAAGAAGTCAGCCGGATCATTCTGGAAGGGTTGCGGGACAAACTCTTCCTGGACGGGGTGACGGTCGACACGAACCTCGTCGAGCCCGGTCTGATCGATTCCGCCGGTTTCATCAGGCTGTTCATCGTCCTGGAAGAGGAGTTCGACATCGAGGTCACCGCCCATGACCTCTCCTTGGACAGATTCCAGACGGTGCGCAGCATCAGCGAGTTCGTGATCGCCAAACGGCGCCGGACCGTCGCGAGCGAAAGCTCCGTGGACGCGGGGCGGGCATGA
- a CDS encoding GNAT family N-acetyltransferase → MSDYRITKYTPDARDAVIEFQQMLWQGGPQGNAAYLEWKFADNPYLDDRYVTLAWEGHELVGMLGVFGSSWEVDGHGPVMLPCLADTVVAPDHRGGPLFGRMLDSLIERLRADGVPWLLDFGDQPAGPAMLMNGWTAVGPWPVASAEREVPLTTQGAWDDLEAVRGSRSGAVIRSVATSTADMPALASKLPTDAGVRVVRDERYFRWRGDNPLARYFHLVAESQGTVGYLIAHRTSVDTDDGPTPTTIVECEAVDDDVWSDLVEAALATVPGKVVTMWVRDLSPSRVHGIESLGLSLTKPSGRLSQDIHLPKLVMRSTGVLDGQSSPLATLNSPSVWDMRGVSGRGWR, encoded by the coding sequence ATGAGCGACTACCGGATCACGAAGTACACGCCGGATGCCAGGGACGCTGTCATCGAGTTCCAGCAGATGCTCTGGCAGGGCGGTCCACAGGGAAACGCCGCGTATCTCGAATGGAAGTTCGCCGACAACCCCTACCTGGACGACCGTTACGTCACGTTGGCGTGGGAGGGGCACGAACTCGTCGGCATGCTCGGGGTCTTCGGGTCGTCCTGGGAAGTCGACGGTCACGGCCCGGTGATGTTGCCCTGTCTCGCCGACACGGTGGTGGCCCCCGACCACCGGGGCGGACCGCTGTTCGGGCGCATGCTGGACTCCCTCATCGAGCGGCTGCGCGCCGACGGGGTGCCGTGGCTGCTCGACTTCGGCGACCAGCCGGCAGGTCCCGCGATGCTGATGAACGGCTGGACAGCGGTGGGACCTTGGCCGGTGGCCAGCGCCGAGCGCGAGGTGCCCCTGACCACGCAGGGGGCGTGGGACGACCTGGAGGCCGTTCGGGGTTCCCGGTCGGGAGCGGTGATCAGGTCCGTCGCGACCAGTACCGCCGACATGCCGGCGCTGGCCTCGAAGCTGCCCACCGACGCCGGTGTCCGGGTGGTCCGTGACGAACGCTACTTCCGCTGGCGGGGCGACAATCCGCTGGCGCGGTACTTCCACCTCGTGGCCGAGTCGCAGGGGACGGTCGGCTACCTGATCGCTCATCGCACGTCGGTGGACACCGACGACGGTCCCACCCCGACCACGATCGTGGAGTGCGAGGCCGTCGACGACGACGTCTGGAGCGACCTCGTCGAGGCGGCCCTGGCCACGGTGCCGGGAAAGGTGGTGACCATGTGGGTGCGCGACCTGTCCCCTTCCCGGGTACACGGGATCGAGTCGCTCGGCCTGTCACTGACAAAACCGAGCGGGCGGCTGAGCCAGGACATCCACCTGCCCAAGCTCGTGATGCGCTCCACCGGCGTGCTGGACGGGCAGTCGTCACCGCTCGCCACCCTGAACTCGCCATCGGTCTGGGACATGCGCGGTGTCTCCGGCCGCGGCTGGCGTTGA
- a CDS encoding DUF1062 domain-containing protein, with protein sequence MLNTWAVLPTCLPFVLRRCHACASERFRADGKFRVNAHHKLIDAWLLALCTTCGDTTKLTVLERTNVRSVPPELLDRLHDNDPTLAAELLQDPAVRRRNRIALDWDDAWRLDTGGSDHLDREVIDVSVRFAARIPVRPVRLIAEGCALSRAEVERLITEGRLVSAVRLSGKLSGDFTFTLKR encoded by the coding sequence GTGCTCAACACCTGGGCGGTCCTGCCCACCTGCCTTCCGTTCGTTCTTCGGCGTTGCCACGCGTGCGCGTCCGAGCGCTTCCGCGCAGACGGCAAATTCCGCGTCAACGCACATCACAAACTCATCGACGCCTGGCTCCTCGCGCTCTGCACCACTTGCGGGGACACCACGAAACTCACGGTCCTGGAACGGACGAACGTACGCTCCGTCCCACCTGAGCTGCTGGACCGGCTGCATGACAACGACCCGACCCTGGCAGCCGAGTTGCTCCAGGATCCGGCCGTGCGACGCCGTAATCGCATCGCCCTCGACTGGGACGACGCATGGCGCCTCGACACCGGCGGTTCGGATCACCTGGACCGTGAGGTGATCGACGTCTCGGTCCGCTTCGCGGCGCGGATCCCCGTCCGGCCGGTGCGACTGATCGCTGAAGGCTGCGCTCTCTCGCGCGCCGAGGTGGAGAGGCTGATCACGGAGGGGAGGCTCGTTTCGGCGGTCCGGCTGAGCGGCAAGCTCTCCGGCGACTTCACCTTCACGCTCAAGCGCTGA
- a CDS encoding IS110 family RNA-guided transposase, whose translation MFDTEDVGVFLGLDVGKSSHHGHGLTPAGKKVFDKQLPNSEPKLRAVFDKLAAKFGTVLVTVDQPASIGALPLTVARDAGCKVAYLPGLAMRRIADLYPGEAKTDAKDAAVIADAARTMPHTLRSLELTDEITAELTVLVGFDQDLAAEATRTSNRIRGLLTQFHPSLERVLGPRLDHQAVTWLLERYGSPAALRRAGRRRLVELIRPKAPRMAQRLIDDVFEALDEQTVVVPGTGTLDLVVPSLARSLAAVHEQRRALEAQINALLEAHPLSPVLRSMPGVGVRTAAVLLVTVGDGTSFPNAAHLASYAGLAPATRSSGTSIHGEHAPRGGNRQLKRAMFLSAFACMNADPASRAYYDKQRARGKTHTQALLRLARQRISVLFAMLRDGTFYESRPPADVELAA comes from the coding sequence ATGTTCGATACCGAAGACGTGGGCGTGTTCCTCGGCCTGGACGTCGGCAAGAGCTCCCATCACGGGCACGGGCTGACTCCGGCCGGCAAGAAGGTCTTCGACAAGCAGCTGCCCAACAGTGAGCCGAAACTGCGGGCCGTGTTCGACAAACTGGCCGCGAAGTTCGGCACCGTCCTGGTGACCGTGGACCAGCCCGCCTCCATCGGAGCCCTCCCGCTCACGGTCGCCCGGGACGCCGGCTGCAAGGTCGCCTACCTGCCCGGACTCGCGATGCGGCGAATCGCCGACCTGTATCCGGGCGAGGCCAAGACCGACGCCAAGGACGCCGCCGTGATCGCGGATGCGGCCCGCACCATGCCGCACACTCTGCGCTCGCTGGAACTCACCGACGAGATCACCGCCGAACTCACGGTCCTCGTCGGCTTCGACCAGGACCTCGCGGCCGAGGCCACCCGCACCTCCAACCGGATACGCGGCCTGCTCACCCAGTTCCACCCGTCGCTGGAGCGCGTTCTGGGCCCCCGCCTCGACCACCAGGCCGTCACCTGGCTGCTGGAGCGCTACGGCTCCCCCGCCGCACTGCGCAGAGCCGGCCGCCGCAGGCTCGTCGAGCTCATCCGGCCCAAGGCCCCGCGCATGGCCCAGCGGCTGATCGACGATGTCTTCGAGGCGTTGGACGAGCAGACCGTCGTGGTCCCGGGGACCGGCACCCTCGACCTCGTCGTGCCCTCCCTGGCCCGCTCGCTCGCCGCTGTCCACGAACAGCGCCGGGCCCTGGAAGCCCAGATCAACGCCCTGCTGGAGGCCCACCCTCTTTCCCCGGTCCTGAGGTCGATGCCCGGCGTCGGCGTCAGGACCGCCGCCGTCCTGCTGGTCACCGTCGGCGACGGCACCAGCTTCCCCAACGCCGCCCACCTGGCCTCCTACGCCGGACTCGCCCCGGCGACCAGGTCGTCGGGGACCTCGATCCACGGCGAACACGCGCCCCGAGGCGGCAACCGCCAGCTCAAACGCGCCATGTTCCTTTCCGCCTTCGCTTGCATGAACGCCGATCCCGCCTCCCGCGCCTACTACGACAAGCAACGCGCCCGCGGCAAAACCCACACCCAGGCCCTCCTCCGCCTCGCCCGCCAACGCATCAGCGTCCTGTTCGCCATGCTCCGAGACGGCACCTTCTACGAATCCCGCCCGCCCGCGGACGTCGAACTCGCCGCATGA
- a CDS encoding DUF5133 domain-containing protein has protein sequence MILPAERELRSVLARFADTRIEHDVRPTGRTSRALDDVTYTLCVMTGSRTAEQALLAADDLLEQFGADREGVTQADETLAA, from the coding sequence ATGATCCTTCCGGCGGAGAGGGAACTGCGCTCGGTGCTGGCCCGGTTTGCGGACACACGTATCGAACACGACGTCCGCCCCACCGGCCGCACCAGCCGGGCACTGGACGACGTCACCTACACGTTGTGCGTGATGACCGGGTCCCGGACGGCTGAGCAGGCCCTGCTCGCAGCGGACGACCTGCTGGAGCAGTTCGGCGCCGACCGCGAGGGCGTCACACAAGCGGACGAGACGCTGGCCGCGTAG
- a CDS encoding FAD-dependent monooxygenase — MLWTKANGLVGRVVRTLEVRGVYERLADRARPPEPLPFYKFSGIPLDLRGLRDNPMHVLQVPQTRAEQVLEERARELGVEIRRGHGLTTLRQDDDAVTLDIRGPEGAYRMRPRYLVGADGGHSLVREQAGIAFPGTTDETFVSRAGHAVVPDALLTPGTGELDLPGLGARLRPYAHNRLPGGVFSFAAMPSHPGAHLVAVFEWDRPPVDEGTPVTFGELQESVRRVLGADLPMNRPATPGPHLLRRVAGINSRQAESYRAGRVLLLGDAAHVHSAVGGAGLNLGMQDAVNLGWKLAAQVRGWAPAGLLDTYETERAPAGRRVLMQTRAQMALMRPGEDITATRELIAELLGDESNRGRVAALLGGTDVGYDMGEHASHLLVGQWFPGLQAYLAGDRTPIAERLLAARPVLADFTEDSVVAGIAAGWKDRVDLVAAQSGDKPLPASAVLVRPDGYIAWAASVGSHEAGAPWPARGAVHLVRRGALSRDGRAAPSAAPSARAPSEPSASCGSSYAGRTAGGAGRPQGPRSRGGATLASDVGTVVPAQANGSLRGAVNTLGGDRVGRAAVARVLGP; from the coding sequence ATGCTCTGGACCAAGGCCAACGGACTGGTCGGGCGGGTGGTCCGCACGCTGGAGGTCCGCGGTGTGTACGAGCGGCTCGCCGATCGCGCCCGCCCTCCCGAGCCTCTGCCCTTCTACAAGTTCAGCGGCATACCGCTGGATCTGCGCGGACTGCGCGACAACCCGATGCACGTCCTTCAGGTACCGCAGACGCGCGCCGAGCAGGTGCTCGAAGAGCGGGCCCGGGAACTCGGCGTCGAGATCCGCCGCGGACACGGGCTGACCACGCTGCGCCAGGACGACGACGCCGTGACCCTCGACATCCGCGGCCCCGAGGGCGCGTACCGGATGCGTCCCCGCTACCTGGTCGGCGCCGACGGCGGACACAGCCTGGTGCGCGAGCAGGCCGGCATCGCCTTCCCCGGCACCACGGACGAGACCTTCGTCTCCCGCGCGGGACACGCCGTCGTCCCGGACGCGTTGCTGACCCCTGGCACCGGCGAACTCGATCTCCCCGGCCTGGGTGCACGCCTTCGGCCGTACGCCCACAACCGCCTGCCCGGTGGTGTGTTCTCCTTCGCGGCGATGCCCTCGCACCCCGGTGCCCACCTCGTCGCGGTCTTCGAGTGGGACCGGCCGCCTGTCGACGAGGGCACACCGGTGACCTTCGGTGAGCTCCAGGAAAGCGTTCGCCGTGTCCTCGGCGCGGACCTGCCGATGAACCGGCCCGCCACCCCGGGGCCACATCTGCTCCGCCGGGTCGCCGGTATCAACTCCCGGCAGGCCGAGTCCTATCGAGCGGGCCGCGTCCTGCTGCTGGGCGACGCCGCGCACGTGCACTCCGCCGTCGGCGGAGCCGGGCTGAACCTGGGCATGCAGGACGCCGTCAACCTCGGCTGGAAGCTCGCCGCACAGGTCCGGGGCTGGGCGCCGGCAGGCCTGCTGGACACCTACGAGACCGAACGGGCACCGGCCGGGCGACGCGTTCTCATGCAGACCCGCGCCCAGATGGCCCTGATGCGTCCGGGCGAGGACATCACCGCCACGCGTGAGCTGATCGCGGAACTGCTCGGTGACGAGAGCAACCGCGGTCGCGTCGCGGCGCTCCTGGGCGGAACGGACGTCGGGTACGACATGGGCGAGCACGCCTCGCACCTCCTGGTCGGCCAGTGGTTTCCCGGCCTTCAGGCGTACCTCGCGGGCGATCGGACCCCGATCGCCGAACGACTCCTGGCCGCCCGACCCGTACTGGCGGACTTCACCGAGGACTCCGTGGTGGCCGGCATCGCGGCAGGCTGGAAGGACCGGGTCGACCTCGTAGCCGCCCAGTCCGGCGACAAGCCCCTTCCGGCCTCCGCCGTACTCGTCCGCCCCGACGGATACATCGCCTGGGCCGCGTCCGTCGGCTCGCACGAAGCCGGCGCGCCATGGCCTGCGCGAGGCGCTGTCCACCTGGTTCGGCGCGGCGCGCTGAGCCGGGACGGACGAGCGGCTCCGTCGGCCGCTCCGTCGGCGCGGGCCCCGAGTGAACCGTCAGCCTCCTGCGGATCCTCGTACGCCGGTCGGACCGCGGGGGGAGCTGGTCGGCCACAAGGCCCACGGTCGCGTGGTGGTGCGACCCTCGCGTCGGACGTTGGGACAGTGGTTCCTGCGCAGGCCAACGGCTCCCTCCGCGGGGCGGTGAACACTCTCGGCGGAGATCGCGTCGGTCGCGCCGCAGTCGCCCGAGTGCTCGGTCCATGA
- a CDS encoding Clp protease N-terminal domain-containing protein produces the protein MVQSIERPPVPASRKRTPFTSGARSVLPRALAEVKKGGSRRITPEHLMLAILDCELPDPAAELMERLGIDRPSVRERIRQAAA, from the coding sequence TTGGTCCAGAGCATCGAGCGACCGCCGGTACCCGCCTCACGCAAACGGACCCCCTTCACCTCGGGCGCGCGCTCGGTCCTTCCGCGCGCACTCGCCGAGGTGAAGAAGGGCGGCAGCCGGCGCATCACGCCGGAGCACCTGATGCTCGCGATCCTCGACTGTGAACTGCCGGACCCCGCAGCGGAGTTGATGGAGCGGCTGGGCATCGACCGCCCGTCCGTCCGTGAACGCATCAGGCAGGCCGCCGCCTGA